The Patescibacteria group bacterium genomic interval GTTGCCGGGCTAAAGTTTTTGCCGGATTGTTTCTGGCGGGGATAACTGGCATCAGGGTCTGGCCGAGTTTTGCCAGAAATACTGCGGCAGAATCAATATCTGCCTCAATGGTGGTAAAATTTTTCAGGACTGTCAGAGATGCGCCTAACTGTGAGCCGATATCATAGCGCGGTTGGCGCGAAGGATTAAATTCGGGATTTAGATTGAAAAGAGGCAAGCGGTTTCTTTTGGCTAAGGCCGATAATTCTCCGCCGGAAGAAATAACCACAATTTTGGATTTGATTTTGACTGCTGTTTTCAGACAGAAGATCATTTCTTCGGTATTGCCGGAGTAACTGTCTATTATAACTAAAGTGTCTTTGTCTACGAAAGCCGGCAAATTATAGTTGCGGACCAGGGTGAAAGGCAATTGAAAAGGAAAAATTGCCCGTAACATTTCCGAAGCTAAGTTGGATCCGCCCATACCGCAGAATACAATGGCTTTAGCTTTTAAGTGACTGGCCGGTAACTTGAATTTCCCCCCTGCTTGCCAACTTAGAGCCAGTTGTTTCGGTAGATTGGCGATAGACTCGGCAACTTGGTTTTTGTCCCGCGATCTGATAGCTTTTAAATTATCCAAATTCATATGATTTATAATTTATAATTTTTATTATCTGTCAAGCATTATGAATTATATGCCATTAATTATACCATATTTGACAAGAATCGCTAATTCCGTTAAGATAAGCAATTGACTTTACTATGTTAGACGGAGCATTTAAACAAATTGATCGCTTAATTCTGCAGGCTGACAGAATACTTCTGGTTGGTCATCAGCGCCCCGACCAAGATACTCTGGGGTCGGTTTTAAGTTTAGCCTTGTATTTAGAGTCCCTAGGCAAGGACTATGTTTTGTATACGCCCGATCCGGTGCCGGGTTCCTTGAACTACCTGCCTAAGATAGATGAAATAATTAATGACCGGGATGTTCTTAAGCGGCCTTGGGATTTGATTGTATTTTTGGATTGCGCTAATTTGGCTATGGCCAAAATGACTGCTGATGACTTGGCGGGAGTAACAACGGCTTCATTCGATCATCATGCTTCCAATCCCGGTTATGCTTCAATTAATGCTATTGATGCTTCAGCCAGTTCCGCTTGCGAGATAGTTTACAAGTTTTTCAAAACTATCGGCTTATGCTTAGATCGGCGTATCGCCACTTGCTTACTATCCGGCATTATTAGTGATACCTCCGGTTTTGCTAATTCCGCCACTAACTCCGAGGCCGTAATTATCGCTTCAGAGCTTATTAAATATGGCGTTAAAATCAATCAATTATTCGCTTTCGCCATACAAAACAAAACCATCGGCGGTTTGCGGTTGTGGGGGGAAGCTTTGTCGCGGTTAATGATCAATCAGGAGTTGGGCGTAGCTTTCACTTATATTAAAGACGATGATTTGCGCCGGTACCGGATTCAGGAAGAAGAAGTGGAAGGACTGTCCAATTTCTTAAATGTTATCACTGATGTTTCCGCTACTGTTGTTTTTCGATTGTCCTCCAGAGAAGTCAAAGCTAGTTGGCGCACCAAGCGCGATGATGTGGATTTGGCCTCCTTTTGCCGTTTGTTCGGCGGCGGCGGACACAAGAAAGCCGCCGGTTTTACGGTTCCTTGGCAGGTGGTGGAAAAAAATGGGAAGTTAATTGTTTTGTAACAAAAATTATAGTAAGATAAGGTTGTTGTCTATTAATTATTCCTATCATATGTATCTAATTCCTACTGTAATAGAAAAAAGTTCCTTGGGTGAACGGGCTTACGATATTTATTCACGCTTACTTAAAGATCGGATTATTTTTTTGGGCGCGCCTATTGATGATGCCCTGGCTAATACCATTATTGCCCAATTATTATTTTTGGACAATCAGGATGACAAGTCGGATATTAAAGTTTATATTAATTCTCCGGGCGGTTCGGTTTCGGCCGGCTTGGCGATCTATGATACTATGCAGCATATCAAAGCTGACGTTTCCACTATTTGCGTCGGCACCGCCGCCTCCATGTCTGCGATAATCTTGGCCGGTGGTGCCAAGGACAAACGCTTGGCTCTGCCTAATTCAGAAATCATGATTCATCAAGTGATGGGCGGGGCTGAAGGGCAAGCGACCGATATTAAGATTCGCGCCGAACATATCCTGAAAGTCAAGAATAAGCTGGATAAGATTCTGACCGATCATACCAACCGTACTTTGTTGCAGATTGAAAAAGACACGGATCGCGACTATTATATGTCGCCGGATGAAGCCTTGGAGTATGGCTTGATTGACAAGGTGATAAGACAATAATTACCGAAAAGCTTAGGAAAAACAGCCGGATTGACCCGCAACTGTTTTTGTGATAGAATAGTATTAGATAATTAATAAGAATTAAGTGTTCGGGTGGAATCTTGTTGGCTTGGAGAAAGACGAATTTTATCTAATTTTGCTAATACTTTTGTGAAAATCTCGTATTTTAAACGGGCGAAAAAAATGAAATAGGATGATTATTAGGCGGGCTTATCCGTCTTTTTCCCATTTGTCCGTTATTTACGATTAACTCGTCTTTTGCCTAATTTAAGTGAAGTCAGCAGGTTTCTCCCTACCATTATAGAAGGAGAAATATGGAAATCATTATTTCAGGTATCATCGCTTTTTTGACATTACTTGTCGGTTTTGGCGGTGGCTACCTTATGCGCAAGAACTGGGCGCAAAAAAGAAAAGACAGTTTGGAATCAAAAATTGAAAAAATGCTGATTGAGGCCAAAGCCAAGCAGAAAGAGCTTGTCTTGGCCGCTCAGGAAAAATCTTTAAAAATTATTGATGAAGCGAAGGTTGAAGCTAAACAGGTGAAGGTGGAAATGGACAGTGCTAAATCCAGGTTGGAGAAGCGCGAAACCATGTTTGATCAGAAAATTCTGGATTTGGAAAATCAGAAAGCCGGTTTAGCCGACAAGGCCGACAAGATCAATAAGACTAAGGAAGAAATTCAGAAAATCAGAGAAGACCAGTTGGCCAAATTGGAAAAGATTGCCGGCTTAACCAAAGCCGAAGCGGAAAAGGTGCTTTTGGAGAATGCTGAACGCATGATTGCCGATAATTTGGTTAATCGCATTAAAAAATTGGAAAATGAAGCCAGTGATGAATTGGAAAGGAAGGCTAAAGGGCTATTGGCTACCGTGATCGAGCGTTGCGCTTCCAGTCATGCCGCAGAAACGACTTCTTCGGTTGTGGATATACCTAACGATGAGATGAAGGGACGCATTATCGGTCGCGAAGGCAGGAATATTAAGACTATTGAGCAATTGACCGGCGTAGAAATCATTATTGATGATACGCCACAGGCGATTACTTTGTCGTCTTTTTCTCCGATTCGCCGCCAAGTTGCTAAGAAAGCGATTGAGAAATTGATTTTTGACGGTCGTATCCACCCGGCCCGCATTGAAGAAACCATTAAAGAGGCCAAGCAAGATTTGGCTATTGACATTAAGAAGGCCGGCGAAGCCACGGTTTATGAGTTGGGTATTACTGGTCTGGATCCGAAGTTAGTGCAAATTCTGGGTCGCTTAAAATATCGCACCTCTTACGGTCAAAATATTTTGAACCATTCAGCAGAGGTGGCCAATCTATCAGCGTTATTGGCTGAGGAGTTGGGCGCTAATGTGGCTGTGGCCAAGAAGGCCGGGTTACTGCATGATATCGGCAAGGCCGTAGATCATGAAGTCCAAGGCACACATCCGGAAATTGGTCGGGACATCTGTAAGAAGTTTGGTATTACCGAGGATATTATCGCTCCCGTGTTCGAACATCACAATGATAAGCCATCTACTTTCGAAGGTATTATTGTCAAGGTTGCCGACGCTATTTCCGGCGCACGATTGGGTGCTCGTAAAGACAGTTATGAGAATTATCTCCAGCGCTTGGACGAACTGGAAAAGATCGCTCTTGGTTTCCCCGGCATTGACAAGGCCTATGCTATTCAGGCCGGCCGTGAAGTGCGCGTGTTTGTTACACCGGACGAGATTGACGATCTAGGCGCAGTTAAAATGGCCAAGGATATTGCCGAGAAGATTGAAGCCGAATTAAAGTATCCCGGAGAAATTAAGGTCAATGTCATTCGCGAAAAACGTGTGACCGAATACGCCAGATAAAGTAATTTGCGATTAATAATTAAAATTTTAACTTTAGGTTTTTCACTTACTTTGTCGTGTTTAGAGTGGCAATGATCATTGCTATCCTGAATAGAGTGAACGATCTATAGTCTATAATCTTAACAAAAATATGCTGTTAAACATCTTATGGATCGTCCTGATTGTGATAGCCGTGGCAGTTATTGCTGTCGTATTGCTATACAACGGATTGATTCGCGCCAACAATCGTGCCAAAGAAGCCTGGTCGGACATCGATGTCCAACTCAAGCGTCGTTATGATTTGATTCCCAATTTAATTGAGACGGTCAAAGGTTACGCCGCCCACGAACAGGCGACTTTGCAAAAAGTCATTGAAGCTAGAAATACGGCAATGGCTAGCGGCGACGGTTTGGCCGCCAAAGCTAAGGCCGAAGGCGAGCTTTCCAATACTCTGAAATCAATTTTTGCCTTGGCGGAAAGCTACCCCGACTTGAAAGCTAATCAGAATTTCTTAAAGTTACAGGAAGAGTTGTCTGATACAGAAAACAAGATCCAAGCCGCCCGTAGATTCTATAATGGCAATGTCCGCGACTTTAACACCAAAATCGAAGTTTTTCCCAATAACTTGATCAATCAATTGCTCAAGTTCAAAAAGTATGACTTTTTTGAAGCCGGAGAAGCGGAAAAACAGAATGTAGAGGTTAAATTTTAAATCAAATTGTCACTAAAAAAAGCAAGGCTGTAACGCCTTGCTTTTTTGTTGGCAATATGATAAAAATAAGCCAGCACTTTTATAATTTATCGATAACAGATCGGACAACCAACAGGAGGAATAGTCATGCATAGTCGCGCTGGCATTATGAGGATAACCACCGCTGAAGCGGCTGAAGCCGGGACTGAAGGTGAATTGACTGAGGCGATAGTCGACGATTGCCAGGAGATTGCTGTTGTCAATCCGGAAGCGGTGGAAAAACTCGCTGTTTATTTGAAAAGTTTGCCACCGGACGGTGATTTATTGAATTTTTACAGTTTCTACAATGCCCAAGGCGAAGAGATTATCGCTAGTGGCATGTACCCGCCGCTTAATCATCCGGCGACCGTGGATTTCTTTTTTTATGTCTGTTCCCAGCAGTTCGGTTTTTGGTATGGCGATTGCGACGGTTACAGCGAACCTCTTTGGGGTACCTTAAACGGTAAGAGAATCAAAGGGTCGGGTTTGTTGTGGCAGTTGGCTAAAAAGGCGTTGGATAATGACCCTAACTTTTTCAAGCCAATTAATTTGGCCTCTTTGTCGCCTGACGGTTTCGTAAAGTTTCTAAGTGATGACAACGGCCCGGTGCCTTTTCCAGATTGGGAAATCAGGTACATCCTGACCACCGCGTATGGGCGTTCCTTTTTTAAACTTCCCAGGGTTTTTGAAACGCCGCTTGATATTATTGAGCAACATCCGAAATTATTAGAATTTGTTAATTTTTTGACTTTGAACGTTTCCGGCTTTAGCGATCCGTTCACTAAGAAAGCTATGTT includes:
- a CDS encoding SIS domain-containing protein, which produces MNLDNLKAIRSRDKNQVAESIANLPKQLALSWQAGGKFKLPASHLKAKAIVFCGMGGSNLASEMLRAIFPFQLPFTLVRNYNLPAFVDKDTLVIIDSYSGNTEEMIFCLKTAVKIKSKIVVISSGGELSALAKRNRLPLFNLNPEFNPSRQPRYDIGSQLGASLTVLKNFTTIEADIDSAAVFLAKLGQTLMPVIPARNNPAKTLARQLSGKQILIFGAEHLAPNAHILANQFNESAKQLAHPYAIPELNHHFLEALALPKPVAKNTTVLFLSSATYSLRISKRIIVTKKVLDKLGIKHLTLESTANDKWLSALETLARGSWLSFYLAMLNDVNPAQIPWVDFFKKELER
- a CDS encoding DHH family phosphoesterase, producing the protein MLDGAFKQIDRLILQADRILLVGHQRPDQDTLGSVLSLALYLESLGKDYVLYTPDPVPGSLNYLPKIDEIINDRDVLKRPWDLIVFLDCANLAMAKMTADDLAGVTTASFDHHASNPGYASINAIDASASSACEIVYKFFKTIGLCLDRRIATCLLSGIISDTSGFANSATNSEAVIIASELIKYGVKINQLFAFAIQNKTIGGLRLWGEALSRLMINQELGVAFTYIKDDDLRRYRIQEEEVEGLSNFLNVITDVSATVVFRLSSREVKASWRTKRDDVDLASFCRLFGGGGHKKAAGFTVPWQVVEKNGKLIVL
- a CDS encoding ATP-dependent Clp protease proteolytic subunit, with the protein product MYLIPTVIEKSSLGERAYDIYSRLLKDRIIFLGAPIDDALANTIIAQLLFLDNQDDKSDIKVYINSPGGSVSAGLAIYDTMQHIKADVSTICVGTAASMSAIILAGGAKDKRLALPNSEIMIHQVMGGAEGQATDIKIRAEHILKVKNKLDKILTDHTNRTLLQIEKDTDRDYYMSPDEALEYGLIDKVIRQ
- the rny gene encoding ribonuclease Y; translated protein: MEIIISGIIAFLTLLVGFGGGYLMRKNWAQKRKDSLESKIEKMLIEAKAKQKELVLAAQEKSLKIIDEAKVEAKQVKVEMDSAKSRLEKRETMFDQKILDLENQKAGLADKADKINKTKEEIQKIREDQLAKLEKIAGLTKAEAEKVLLENAERMIADNLVNRIKKLENEASDELERKAKGLLATVIERCASSHAAETTSSVVDIPNDEMKGRIIGREGRNIKTIEQLTGVEIIIDDTPQAITLSSFSPIRRQVAKKAIEKLIFDGRIHPARIEETIKEAKQDLAIDIKKAGEATVYELGITGLDPKLVQILGRLKYRTSYGQNILNHSAEVANLSALLAEELGANVAVAKKAGLLHDIGKAVDHEVQGTHPEIGRDICKKFGITEDIIAPVFEHHNDKPSTFEGIIVKVADAISGARLGARKDSYENYLQRLDELEKIALGFPGIDKAYAIQAGREVRVFVTPDEIDDLGAVKMAKDIAEKIEAELKYPGEIKVNVIREKRVTEYAR
- a CDS encoding LemA family protein; translation: MLLNILWIVLIVIAVAVIAVVLLYNGLIRANNRAKEAWSDIDVQLKRRYDLIPNLIETVKGYAAHEQATLQKVIEARNTAMASGDGLAAKAKAEGELSNTLKSIFALAESYPDLKANQNFLKLQEELSDTENKIQAARRFYNGNVRDFNTKIEVFPNNLINQLLKFKKYDFFEAGEAEKQNVEVKF